Within Azoarcus sp. DD4, the genomic segment TGCACGACGGTGCGCCGTGCCCGGTCTGTGGCAGCGCCGAGCATCCCCTGCCGGCCACCCATGCCGGCGAACTGCCGTCCGAGAGCGCGCTGCGCGAAGCCGCCGCTGCTGTGCGTGAAGCCGAGCAGGCCTTCGAGGCCCGCCGTGCCGCGCTCGACCGCAGCGCCCAGGCCCGCGTCGCGGCGGAGGCCGAAGTCGGCGCCCTTGCCAACGCCCTGCGCGCGGCGGGCGCCGATAGCGTGCAGGCCGACATGCTGGTCGAAACCGCCTCCGATCTGCGCCAGCGCCTGGCAGGCGCGCGCAAGGCGGGCGACGAACTCGCCGCCGTCCGCAACCAGTTCCAGGCACTGGAACAGGACCAGCGCCAGGCCGTCGCCGCGCAGGAGCAGGCCAGTAGCGCCGCGCAGGCTGCCCGCAGCGTGCTGCACGGCGCCGAACGCGTGGTCGAAGCGCGGCGCGAAGCGGTGCCGGCCACCCTGCGTCCTGCCGGTGCCCTGGCCGCCGCGCTGGCCGCCGCCCGCAGCGCGCTGGAGGCGCTGCTCGCCGCCTGGCAGCAGGCGCAAACCCACCACGCCGGTGCCGAAGCCGCCCTCGCCGCGGCCCAGGCCCAGCGCGATACGCTGGCGCAGGCCGAAACCGAGCAGGCTGCGGCGCTGGAACAGGCGCAGGCCGTGTTCGTCCAGGCGCTTGCCGCCGCCGGCTTCGATGACGAAGCCGCCTACCGCAGCGCCCGCCGCGCCACCGACGAGATCGAGCGCCTTGCCGCGACCGTGCGCCAGCACGACCAGGATGCCGCCGCCGCCCGCGAACGCCTCGCCCGCGCCACCGAGGCTGTCGCCGGTCGGACACTGCCGCAGCTCGCCGAGCTCGAAGCCGCCGCCCAGGCTGCCCGAACCGCCATCGACACGGTGCTGGCCCGCAGCGCCGACCTGCGCGGCGCGCTGGAGAAGACTCGCCATACCCTGGCCTTGCTCGACGAACTCGCCGTCCGCAATGCCGACATCGAGGCGCGCTACCGCATCACCGGAGAGCTCGCCGCCATCGCCAACGGCGACAACGGCCGCAATCTCACCTTCCAGCGCTACGTGCTGGCCGCCCTGCTCGACGACGTGCTGCGCGCTGCCTCGCTGCGCCTCAAGGCCATGAGCCGCGGCCGCTACCTGTTGCAGCGGCGCGAAGACGTGGCCGACGCCCGCCGCGCCGCGGGCCTGGATCTGGAAGTGCTGGACGACTACACCGGCCGTGCCCGCCCGGTCAGCACGCTGTCCGGCGGCGAAGGCTTCATGGCCTCGCTGTCGCTCGCGCTCGGGCTGTCGGACGTGGTGCAGGCCTACGCCGGCGGGGTTCAGCTCGACACCCTCTTCATCGACGAGGGCTTCGGCAGCCTGGACCCGGAATCGCTCGACATGGCGATGCGTACCCTGATCGACCTGCAACGGCAGGGACGGATGGTGGGCGTGATCTCGCACGTGGAGGAGATGAAGCAGCAGATCGACGTGGCGATCGAGGTGGTGCAGGGGGCGAGGGGCAGCCGGGTGCGGGTGAGGGCGTGAGGGTGGCTGGGCTCACCGTTGCGGAATCGCGCGGCGGGATCGCTCTACCTTCAGCTCGGCCGGAGCCAACCGGCGGACAATGGCAGTTCCGCCTACGATGCGGACAGCCGCCCCTATCCACCGACCCGATTGTGCCGATCGCCTGCACGACCGACGTAGAGCCCCGATGACCATGCCCGCTCGATCCTGCCCCGCCGACTTTTCGCCGCTTCGGCGTGCCGGCCTCAACCTGCACGCCGTTTTCGACGCAGCATGGCTTCCGGTACCGCTCGCCACCGAGCTGCAGCGTGATTTCGCTCCCGCCCACGAGGTCCGCCAGCTCATCCTCATCGGCAACGCCGGACGTGCGTTGTGGTCCTCGGTGAAAGCCGCCCGGCTCGCTTCCGACGACCCCATCGACGATTTCAGCGTGGGCGCCGTCGCGCAGTGGTTCGCCGAACAATTGCCCGGCCACCGCTACACCCTGCTTTATCCCGGCGACAAACCCGTCGGCCTGCAGGCGCTCGGGCAGCTGGCCGGCTGGCATCACGCCACGCCGTTCCGGGTCGGCATCCTGCCGGGATGGGGGAGCTGGTTTGCCTACCGGGCGGCGCTGCTGGCCGATACCGCGCTGCCGCCGACTGCGCCGCTGCAGGTGGAGTCGCCCTGCCTGTCCTGCGCCGCCCGGCCCTGCATCGCCGCCTGCCCGGCGCAGGCGATGGCAGGGGGCAGGTTCGCGCTGGAGGCCTGTGTCGATTACCGCCGCCTGCCGGATTCGCGCTGCGCCCACGCCTGCGTGGCGCGCGATGCCTGTCCGGTAGGGCGGGAGCATCGCTACGACGAAGAACACATGCGTCACAGCTACGGCGCGTCGCTGCGTGCCATCGAGCGCTATTTCCCTGCGTGAAGGCGGCATCGGTCCGGCTGACGGCGCCGGGCGCGACGCTCATCGTTCTGCAATATCGGGCCTGTAGGGTGGACGCCCTCCCGCAACGCCGGTGGTCGTGTACCGCCGTGTTGTCTCCGGGCAACGGTTTGTTGCATTCCTGCTGCGAACGCCGCGCGCTGCGAGAGGGTCACAACAGCGTTTCCACAACGATAAGAGAGGAGCCAACACCATGAGCAATGAAACCCTGAGCCGTTTTCTCGAACTTTCCGCGCGCTACTTCGGCGTGCGCCGTCAGCGGGCGGTGCTGAAAATCGCCTGATGCAGCATGGCTGGGCGGCGCGTCTGCGCCGGCCAGCCAACATCCGCGTCGTCCGGCACGGAACGATGTGCGCGGCCCTCCCTCCAAGGCCGCATGGATACCCTGACCCACGCCCTTTCCGGCGCCCTCGTCGGCCGCCTGCTCGCCCCGCGGCTGCAAGCCGCCAGCTTCAAGACCCCGATCCGTACCTGGCAGGCAGTGGCCGCCGGCGCTGCCGCGGCCGCCTTCCCGGACATCGATTTCGTGCTCGGCTACGTGTCCGAGCTTACCTACCTGCGCGGCCACCGCGGCGTCACCCATTCGCTGCTCTTGCTGCCGCTATGGGGCTGGCTGCTGGCCTGGCTGTTCGCCCGGCTGGCGCGGCGCAGCGGCGGTAGCGAGGGACCACCCTGGCGCGCCTTCTACGCGATCGCCTGCAGCGGCTTGGCGATACACATCGCCGGCGATCTCATCACCCAGTTCGGCACCATGATCCTGGCGCCGTTCTCGGACAGGCGCTTCGGCATCGGCACCACCTTCATCATCGACCTGGTGTTCACCGGCATCATCGTCGCCGGCCTGGCGGCGAGCGCCTTCTTCCGCCATAGCCGCGTGCCGGCTGCGCTGGCGCTGGTGGCGCTGGCCGGCTGGGTGGGGGTGGGCTGGATGGGGCGCGGCGAGGCCATTGCCGCGGCGCACGCCCATGCCGCGGCCAAGGGCATCCCGGTGGTGGCCGTCGATGCGGCGCCGCGGCCGGCATCGCCCTTCAACTGGACGGCCATCGTGTTCGACGGCGAGCGCTATCACTACGCCCACATCAACACCCGCCGCAGCGAGCCGCTGGAAGCGCGCGAGGGCGACAACTTCATCCGCCGCTTCTCGGCACCCTACCGGCCGGTGGCGATGGCGCAGTGGCAGATCAAGCCGATGTTCGGCAACGGCGGCGACGGCGAACTGGCGCGCGCGGTGTGGAACGCCGGGGACTTCGCCTTCTTCCGCTGGTTCGCGATGTTCCCGGTGCTGGACCATGTCGACAGTTCGCCCCAGGCGGGCAGCTGCGTCAGCTTCCGCGACCTGCGTTTCGAGACCCCCGGCCGCGAGGCCATGCCCTTTCGCTACGGCCTTTGCGGCAAGGGCGACGGCGGCGGCTGGCGTCTGTTCGAGCGCCTGACCGACGGCGGCCTGCGCTGGGTGATGCCGGAAAGCTGACGCGGCGTTTCGTGCCCGGGGTTTACTTGCCGCCGGGCACCGTGCCCTGCACGCCTTCGACGTAGTAGTTCATCGCCAGCTTGTCCTTGTCGGCGAGATCCTGGCCGGCGGCGACCACTTCCTTGCCGGCCTGGTTGCGCAGCGGACCCATGAACACCGGACGCTTGCCGTCGAGGATGCCCTGGCGGCGTTCGGCCACCAGCTTCTTCGCGTCGTCCGGCAGGGTCGCGGCGAGGTGGCCGAGGTCGATCGCGCCCTCCTTGAGGCCGTACCAGACCTGCTGCTTGGGCTCGAACCTGCCCGCCAGCACTTCGCCCACGACCTTGGTGTACCAGACGCCCCAGTTGATCTCGCTCGCGGCGAGCTGGGCCTTGGGGCCGAAGGCGGTCATGTCGGAATCCCAGCCGAAGGCGTGGACGCCTTTTTCCTGCGCCGCCTGCAGCACCGCCGGGGAGTCGGTGTTCTGCATCAGCACGTCGGCGCCCTGGGCGATCAGCGTCAGCGCAGCCTGGCGTTCCTTGCCCGGGTCGAACCAGGAATTCACCCAGATCACCCGGGTGGTGGCGTTCGGATTCACGCTGCGCGCGCCTATGGTGTAGGCGTTGATGTTGCGGATCACCTCGGGGATGGGGTGCGAGCCGACCACGCCGAGGTTGCCGCTCTTGCTCATCTTGCCGGCCAGCACGCCGGCGAGGTAGGCGCCCTCGTAGGTGCGCACGTCATAGGTGCCGAGGTTGGCCGCGGTCTTGAAGCCGGTGGCATGCTGGAACACCACCTTGGGGAACTGGCGCGCCACCTTCAGCGTGGCGTCCATGTAGCCGAACGAGGTGGTGAAGATGATGCGGTGGCCGTCCTGTGCCAGGTTGCGCACCACCCGCTCGGCATCGGCGCCCTCGGGCACGCTCTCGATGAAGGTGGTCTTCACCTGGCCGGGAAAGGCGGCTTCCACCGCTCGGCGACCGAGGTCGTGGGCGAAGGTCCAGCCGGCCTCGCCGACCGGGCCCACATAGACGAAGCCGATCTTGATCGGCTCGGCGGCGATGGCGGCGGCGGGCAGGGCCGCGGCGGCAGCGAGGGCGGCGGTCCATTTGAGGACGGTGCGGCGTGTGGTCATGGCGCGATCTCCGGGGGACGAGGACGAAGGCGGCCCGCGCGGCGAGGCGCGGGCCTGCCGTTGCGGGCAGCGGATGCCGTCATCTTAGCCGCGTCATGCCGGTGGGCCACGCCGGATCGTGAATAAGGCCCATAAACCCGCAGCACGCGCCGACGCAGCCGCGACGGGCGTTCAGCGGCGGCGCAACTGCTGCTCGGCCACCGTCACCAGCCAGCGCACGCCGTGAGCGAGCGCGTCGTCGTTGAAGTCGTAGGCCGGGTGGTGCAGCGGCCTGTCGTCGCCGCCGCGGCCCTGGCCCAGCCACAGGTAGGCGCCGGGGCGGGCCTGCAGCATGAAGGCGAAGTCCTCCGAGGTGAAGGCGGGGGCCGGCGCGGTTTCTGCCTGCAGGCCCGAGGCGGCTGCGGCTTCCAGCGCCACATGCGCCTCGGCGGCGTGATTGATGGTTGCCGGGTAGTAGCGCAGGTAGTCGATGGCTATGGTGGTGCCGCTCGCCAGCGCCACGCCCTCGGCGACCTGGCGCAGCGCCGCTTCGATGATGTCCTGCGAAGCCGGGTCGAAGCTGCGCACCGTGCCGGTCAGTTTCACCTCGGCCGGCAGCACGTTGTGGGTGTGGCCGCCCTCGATGCGGGTGATCGACAGCACTGCCGATTCCACCGGGTCGATGCGGCGCGAAACGATGGCGTGCAGCTGGCTCACCAGATGGCCGGCGGCCAGGATGGCGTCTGGCGTGGTGTGCGGCTGCGCCGCATGGCCGCCGCGGCCGCGGATGACGATGTCGAAACGGTCGGCTGCCGCCATGATCGGTCCCGGCCGTGTCTGCGCCGTGCCCAGCGGCAGCGCCGGCCAGTTGTGCAGGGCATACACCGCATCGCAGGGAAAGCGCTCGAAGAGACCGTCCTCCACCATTGCACGGGCGCCGCCCAGGCCTTCCTCGGCCGGCTGGAAGATGAAATTGACGGTTCCGTCGAAATCTCGCCCGGCCAGCACGCGCGCTGCGCCGAGCAGCATGCTGGTGTGGCCGTCGTGGCCGCAGCCGTGGTGCGCGCCGGCGTGGGTGCTGGCGTGGGCGACGCCGCTGCATTCGTCCATCGGCAGCGCGTCCATGTCGGCGCGCAGGCCGACATTGGCGCTGCCTCGACCCTTGCGCAGCACGCCGACCACGCCGGTCTGGCCGATGCCTTCGTGCACCTCCAGGCCGAGGGTGCGCAGTTCGGCGGCCACCACCGCCGCGGTGCGGTGCTCGGCGAAGCCCAGCTCCGGGTGGGCGTGCAGGTCGTGGCGCAGGCGGATCAGCGCCGGCAACAGCGGCGCGAGTTCGGTGTCGGCAAGTGTGGTCATCAGCCTGCTCATGCGGCATGGGCGGCAAGCGCCGCGCTGGAGGCGAGGGAAGCGGCGAGGGGGCCGATGTAGGCGCCGTCCGGCAGCGGCCCCGCTTCACGCAGGTATTGCTTGGGCGTCATGCCGCAGACGTTCTTGAAATGCCGCGACAGATGGCTCTGGTCGTAGAAACCTGCCTCGCTGGCCACATTGGCCGCCGGCATGCCGCTGCGCAGCAGGGCCTGGGCGTGGCGCACGCGCAGGATGCAGATGTAGCGGTGCGGCGGGATCCCCATGCGCTGGCGGAACACGGTGGCGAAGCGGCATACGCTCAGGCCGGCGATCTCCGCCAGGTCTTCGAGCGAGAGCTGCTCGTCGAAGTGGCGGTGGATGTAGGCGAGCGCGTCGTCGATGCCGCGGGGCGGCCGCCGGGCGCCGCGACAGGTGGGCAAGGGCTTGGTTTCCATGGGAAAAAGCTTAGGGGCTGTGCCCCCGACGATGGCGCTGCAATGCCCATCCCGCGCGACAGCAAATGTCGATTTGCGGTGCCGTGCAGCACGACCTTGCGCATGCACCGCGGCCGTGCGCGCCGCGGCAGGAACGTGCAATCCTGGTGCCCGCCGCATTGCTATCGTCCGCCCGGTTTTCAATCAGGAGCGAACGCTGTGGGCATCAGGATCATCAAGCAGAGCAAGGACTTGCAGGGGCTGGAGGCGCAGGGGCCGGTGGGCCGCCCGCTGGGCGAAGCGGTGGCGCAGATGTGCGGGGTGGATGTCGCGCTGGCCGGTGCCGGCAGCAACGACTGCGGCATCTGGGAATGCACCCCCGGCCGCTTCCGCCGCCAGATCGACAACGCCGAGGTGATGCACATCCTGGCGGGCGCCTGCACCTTCACCCCGGAAGGCGGCGAACCGCTGCAGATCGCCGCCGGCGACACGTTGTTCTTCCCCTCGCACACCGTCGGTGTGTGGGACATCACCGAGACGCTGCGCAAGGTGTATGTGGTGTTTGCGCTGCCCTAGGCGGCTACACCAGCTGGATCGGCCCCGGGTACTGTGCGACCAGCGCATCCCGGGTCAGCAGCAGGATGCCCTCGATGGTGGCCTGTGCTACGAGGATGCGGTCGAAGGGGGCCTTGTGGATCGGCGGCAGCGAATCGACCGAAACCGCGTGCTCGCTCAGGATAGGCAGCTCCAGATAGCCGTTGTCGAGCAGGCCGCGCCGCAGCATCCGCGCATCCACCTGGAAATCGGCGCGGCCGAGGCCGGACTGGTCGTCGGGTGCTTCATGGTCACCGCATGCCGACCGAGGTGTCCGGTGCTCCCTCCCCTTCAAGGGGGAGGGATGACGTTCCGGAATCGACAGCGTTCTTGAACCCAGTCCGGTTAGTCGAGTTGCCGGGTCTTTCTGGCACAGGCCGCCGACTCAGTACCAATAGCCGAGGGCTTTCAGGCTGCCGCTTCCACCGCGGCAAACCGCCCGATGTGGCTGTCCGGATACGGCGTCGACGTCTGCCCGGTGGCGATCAGCTCGGCCATCGAATCGCCGATGCCCGGCCCGATCGCGAAGCCTTCGCCGCAGAAACCGAAAGCGTAGTAGAGGCCGTCCACCTTCGCGCTCGGGCCGAGCACCGGCTTGCTGTCCTGCAGGTAGCCCTCGATGCCGCTCCAGGTGCGGATCAGCTGCAGGCCGCCGAGCGCGGGGGCGAGGCGGCGCAGCTGCTGCAGCTGGTTGAGGGTGTTGGCCGGCTCGACGTAGGCGCGCAGGCGGTCGGCGTAGGCGGGGCCTTTGGGGCCGCCGCCGAAGACGATGTTGCCGCGCTTCACCTGGCGGAAGTACATGCCCTCGGCGACGTTCTTCGTGGTGACGCCGATGGCCGGGCCGATGGCGTAGGGCAGCGGTTCGGTGACGCCCATCTGCGGGCCGTGGGCGACGATGGGCACCGGTTCGCCGAAGGCGCTGGCGATGCGGTTGCCCCAGGCGCCGGTGGCGACCAGCAGCTGCGGTGCACGGCAGCGCGGGCCTTCGCCGCCGGCCGGATGCGCCTGGGTATGCACCAGGAAGTCGCCGCCCTCGCGCTCCACCCGCAGCACCTCGGTGTGCTCCAGCACGGTGGCGCCGGCGCGGCGGGCGCCGCGGCCGAAGGCGGGGCCGGCGAGACGCGGGTTGGCGTGGCCATCCACCGCCGACAGCGATCCGGCCAGCACCGCCGGCCCGAACAGGCCGTAGCGGCGGCGCAGCTCGGCGGCGCCCATCACTTCCAGGTTCAGGCCGTAGGGCCGGGCATCGACGGCGTAGCGGGCGAAGTCCTCGGCCTGTTCCTCGCTGTAGCACACCCGCAGATGGCCGCTGTCGAGGAACTCGGCGTCTTCGCCGAGCAACTCCGGCAGCCGGCCCCAGATCTCGCGGGCGCGGGCGGCCAGCGGCAGTTGCGCCAGCGCGCGGCCCTGGCGGCGCACGTTGCCGAAGTTGGTGCCGCTGGCCTGCTGGCCGACCAGTCCGCGTTCCAGCAGGATCACCGACAGGCCGCGGCGGCGCAGGAAGAAGGCGGCCGAAGCGCCGACCAGGCCGCCGCCGACGACGATGACGTCGGCGCGCAGGATTTCCGGCGTGGCAGTCATCGACGCCTTCATTGCACCACCTCCACATCCAGCGGCAGCGGTTTCACCGGCGCCTGGCCGCGCAGGCGGCCGACCTGCTGCACCGGCACGCCGGTTGCGGCGGCGACGATCTCGGCGGCGGCGTGGCCGCAGTAGCGGCCCTGGCAGCGGCCCATGCCGACGCGGCTGAAGGCCTTGGCACGGTTGAGCTCGCAGCCGCCGAGCTCGGTGGCGCTGCGGCGCAGTTCGCCGGCGGCGATGGTCTCGCAGCGGCACACCACGGCGTCGTCGGGCAGCGCGGCGGCTTGCGTGTGCGGCCACGGAAAGGCGGCGGCGAGGCCACGGCGGAAGCGTTCCATGGTGGCCAGCGTGGCGCGCAGTCCGTCGCGTTCGGCCTCGTAGCGGGTGCTGCCGGCCTGCACGCCGAGGTCGTGCAGCACGGCGAGCGCCGCCAGCCGGCCAGCGGCTTCGGCGGCGTCGGCACCGGCCAGGCGCACGCCGTCGCCGGCAAGGTAGATGCCGGCGCTGCTGGCGCGGCCGTCCTCGTCGATCGCCGGCAGCCACTGGCGGCTGGCATCGTCGAAGCGGAATTCGCAGCGCGCGAGGTCGGCGAGCTGGGTTTCGGCGCGCAGGTGGTAGCCGAGCGCGACCGCGTCGCAATCGAAGCGGCGTTCGCGGCCGCTGGCTTCGCGCACCGTGATGCCGCTGACGCCGGTTTCGTCGTCGCCGTCGATGGCGAGCGGGGTGGCACCACGCAGCAGCGGCACGCCGGCGCGGCGCAACGTGGCGATCAGGCCGAGGCCGCGCAGCAGCAGCGCGGGGCGCGCAAGCAGGCCGCCGAGCGCCGCCAGCGCGGGCCGCGGCGAGGTGTCGATCACTGCCGCGATGCGAGCACCGGCCTTGAGGTACTGGCTGGCGACCAGGTAGAGCAGCGGGCCGGTGCCGCAGAACACGATGCGGCTGCCGATGGCGCAGGCCTGCGCCTTGAGTGCGATCTGCGCCGCGCCCAGGCTGTAGCAGCCGGCGCGGTTCCAGCCCGGCAGCGGCAGCAGGCGGTCGGTGGCGCCGCTGCAGACGACCAGCGCGTCAAACGGCAGCGCTTCGGCGCGCTTGCCGCAGACGGTGTGGAGTTGGCCGTCGGCGATGTTCCAGGCGAGCGTCTCGGCGCGGTAGTCGATATGCGGGCGGAGGGCGTCGAAGGCGCGGTGCAGGGCTTCCGCCTTGGTCGCCTCGCTGCCGTAGAGCGCGGCGTAGGGGCGGCTGAAGTTGGGCGGCTGGCGGCGGTAGATCTGGCCGCCGTCGCGCCGGCCTTCGTCCACCACCAGCGGGCGCAACCCGGCTTCCACCAGCGCTGCGGCGGCGCGCACCCCGGCGGGGCCGGCGCCGACCACGATCACCCGCGGCGCGGCCATGTCGCCTCCTGCGGCTGGGTGAGGATGTCCATGCCGTCTTCCACCGGCGTCGAGCAGGCGCGCCAGCGCTCGCCGTTGGCGCCGCGCACCCAGCAGTCCTGGCAGGCGCCCATCAGGCAAAAGCCGGCGCGGGCGCCGTCGCCGAATTCGGACTGGCGCAGGCGGCCGCCGTTGGCGAGCACCGCCACCAGCAGGGTGTCGCCCTCGAGGGCGGTGGCGGGGCGGCCGTCCACCCGCAGGCTGACGGGGCGGCGGCCGGTTTCGCCGAGACGGACGAAGCGCGCTTGCGGCGCGGCGGAAGCGGAGGGCATGGGGTAGTGGGGGTTTACTTGTTGGGGTCGTATACCCGTTCTATCGGGTAGTAGTTCTTGATGAAGGGCGATTTGATGACGATGTAGCTGAAGTACTTCTCGATGCCGATACTGCGTTCGAGCAGGCCTTCGATGATGCTCTGGTAGTGGTTCACGCCCTGGGTCATGAACTTCAGCAGGTAGTCGTAGCCGCCGCTGACCAGATGGCATTCGAGGATCTCGTCGATGTTGCGGATGGCCGACTCGAAGCGCATGAAGTCCTCGCGGCGGTGGTCGGCGAGCGTCACCTCGGTGAACACGGTGAGCATCTCGCCGAGCTTGTCGAGCTTCACCTGCGCGCCGTAGCCGGCGATGTAGCCGGCCTGCTCCAGGCGCTTGACCCGGATCAGGCAGGGGCTGGGCGAGAGGCCGACGGCGTCGGCGAGGTCCACGTTGGTGATACGGCCGTTACGCTGGAGCTGGCACAGGATGCGCAGGTCGAGCCGGTCGAGTTTGGGCATGGCGGTCGTGATGGTCATTGCGAACTACTTTTCGCCGGAAGCGAAGGTGATGGAGTCGGGCAGTGTCCAGCAAGATGCATGCCGCGGGCGCTCAGGCCATCGCGCGGCGCACGTCGGGGGCGTCCAGCACTTCGTCCAGGGTGCGCTTGAGGCGGGCGAAGAGCTGGGCGAAGTTGTCCTCGGTGAAGCACAGCGCCGGTGCGAAGCCGAGGATGTGATCGCCGAAGGACCGGAAGATCAGGCCGTTCTGGTAGCCGCTGCGGAACAGGCGGTCGGACAGGCCCAGCGCCGGGTCGAAGGCGCGCTTGCTGGCCTTGTCGGCCACCAGCTCGACCGCGCCGAGCAGGCCGCGATGGCGGACGTCGCCGACCAGCGGGTGGTTCAGCATGTCGGCGAGCCCGGTGGCGAACACCGGCTCCATCGCCTGGGCGTGGGCGAGGATGCCGCCCTCTTCGTACAGCCGGATCACCTCCAGCGCCACCGCGGCGGAGACGGGATGGCCGGAGTAGGTGGCGCCGTGGCCCACCAGCACGTTGGGCGCGGCGCCGTCGGCGATGCCGTTGTAGACCGCGTCCGAGATCATCAGCGCGCCCATCGGCACATAGCCCGAGGTCAGGCCCTTGGCCATGGTCATCAGGTCGGGTTCGACGTCCTCGGCGAGGCAGGCGAACATCGGTCCGGTGCGGCCGAAGCCGGTGATGACCTCGTCGACCACGAACAGGATGCCGAGCTCGCGGCTGGCCTCGCGCATCGCCTTCAGCCAGCCTTTGGGCGGCACGATCACGCCGCCGGAGCCCTGCACCGGCTCGCAGAAGAAGGCGGCCACGTTGTCGGCGCCGAGTTCGGCCACCTTGGCGCGCAGCGCCGCCACCGAGGCCGCGATCACCGCCTGCGCATCGTTGCCGACCGGGCTGCGGTAGGGGTAGGGCGAGGCGATGTAATGCTGGTTGGGCAGCGGCACGTCGAAACCGCGGTGGAAGGCGGGCAGTGCGGTCAGCCCGGAGCCGACCGAGGACGAGCCGTGGTAGCCGCGCTCGATGGCGATGAAGTGCTTCTTCTGCGGCCGGCCGGTGGCGTTGTAGTAGTGGGTGATCAGGCGGATCGCCGCATCGACCGCTTCCGAGCCGCCCAGGGTCAGGTAGGTGTGGCGCAGCGATTTCGGCGCGATCTCGGCGAGCTTGGCCGCCAGCCGGATCGCCGGCTCGCTGCCGAAGCCGAAGTAGCCGGTGGCGTAGGGCAGCTTGCGCATCTGCTCGGCCGCCGCCTGCACCACGCTCTCGTGGCCGTAGCCGATGTTCACGCACCACAGCCCGGCGAAGGCGTCGAGCACCTCCTTGCCGTGGATGTCGCGCAGCCACACGCCGTCGTGGCCGCTGGCGAGCACGGTGGCGCCGCGCTGTTCATGGCCGCGCCAGGCGGCGACAGGGTGGATGAGGTGTTTGCGGTCGAGGTCGAGCAGGGCGTCGGTGGTCATGATCGGGGCGGGGCGTTGTTCTGGATTCGATGGGTCCAGTTTAGGGTTGGCCCCGCAGCGGGTGCTGCGGCTTTGGCCCGGTGCGGCGAAGTGCTGTGCCGTTGTGCGGGGGCCGGCGGCATATCGTGCGGCGGTGGGGCTGGGGCCTTGGCGGGCGCGGGGTGTGCGCAATGAGGCGGGCGCGGGTGGGGCGGTGGTTTGTGCTGCGGGGAGGAGCAGGAGAAAAAGGGGTGAGAAGGGTTTGCCGAACCGACAGCAACCGATTAAAGCTTTGGCGTGACCGGTGCCGTAGGTTTATTCCCTCCCCTTCAAGGGGGCGTAGGCGGGGTTTCGCAGAGCACCGCTCTGCGCCGCCGGAGCGGCGGAGCGAGGCGGAGACTCCTGGGCTAGGGTGGGGATGGGGTTAGACCGGCGTGGTGATTAACCCCATCCCCCTCCCAACCTCCCCCTTGAAGGGGGAGGGGCAAGATTGCGCGGGCTGGTTGCGCCGTGCGTGGAAGAATGGCAAGTCGGACTTTATGCCGCTCGACCAATCACCCCAACGCCTGACTCAAGATCGCATACAGGCCCGTCTCCGGACCCCGCCGCGGTATTTCCCCGCGGCTCATGATCGCGACCATGCCCACGCGCCGCAGGCCGATCTCTTCCAGCCATTCGATCAGCCCGCCGCCGGCTTCGATGTCGATGCGCAGGAATTTCCCGGCGCACAGGTTGGACCAGTGGGCGATCAGCGCTTTGGCGCTGGCGAGGCTGGGCGCCACCACCGGGCCGATGGCGTGGCCGCGGCCGAAGCGGCGCAGCACCGCGAAGCCCACCGCCTCGCCGTCGCGGTCCAGGACCACCGTCTCCGCGGTATCGAGCAAGGCGCGAATGGCTGCGCCGCGCGGCATGCCGCTGGCCTGGGCGTCGAGTTCGACCAGGCGGTCGCTGTCGCCGCGGCCGAGCGGGCGCAGGCGTTCGCCGGCGCCGGGCATCAGCAGCGGCGCCTGGCGGGCCTGACCCTGGTGCTGGCGGATTTCGCCGTGGCGGACGAAGCCGAGGCGTTCATACAGGCCGCGGCCTTCGGCGGTGGCGTGCAGCATCACCGCGCGCTCGCCGGCATTGTCGAGCAGGCCCTGCATCAGGCGCTGGCCGATGCGACGGCCCTGCACCTGCGGCGCCACGATCACCATGCCGACCATCGCTTGATTGGCGTCCCAGTGCCAGCCGAGCGCGGTGCCGACCACCTCGCCATCGCGCACCGCCACCAGGCCCTGGCCGAGCGCGGCGACGAAGCGCCAGTCTTCCAGTCGGTGCGGCCAGCGC encodes:
- a CDS encoding M20 aminoacylase family protein — protein: MTTLADTELAPLLPALIRLRHDLHAHPELGFAEHRTAAVVAAELRTLGLEVHEGIGQTGVVGVLRKGRGSANVGLRADMDALPMDECSGVAHASTHAGAHHGCGHDGHTSMLLGAARVLAGRDFDGTVNFIFQPAEEGLGGARAMVEDGLFERFPCDAVYALHNWPALPLGTAQTRPGPIMAAADRFDIVIRGRGGHAAQPHTTPDAILAAGHLVSQLHAIVSRRIDPVESAVLSITRIEGGHTHNVLPAEVKLTGTVRSFDPASQDIIEAALRQVAEGVALASGTTIAIDYLRYYPATINHAAEAHVALEAAAASGLQAETAPAPAFTSEDFAFMLQARPGAYLWLGQGRGGDDRPLHHPAYDFNDDALAHGVRWLVTVAEQQLRRR
- a CDS encoding helix-turn-helix domain-containing protein, with the protein product METKPLPTCRGARRPPRGIDDALAYIHRHFDEQLSLEDLAEIAGLSVCRFATVFRQRMGIPPHRYICILRVRHAQALLRSGMPAANVASEAGFYDQSHLSRHFKNVCGMTPKQYLREAGPLPDGAYIGPLAASLASSAALAAHAA
- a CDS encoding cupin domain-containing protein, producing the protein MGIRIIKQSKDLQGLEAQGPVGRPLGEAVAQMCGVDVALAGAGSNDCGIWECTPGRFRRQIDNAEVMHILAGACTFTPEGGEPLQIAAGDTLFFPSHTVGVWDITETLRKVYVVFALP
- a CDS encoding type II toxin-antitoxin system VapC family toxin, with translation MLRRGLLDNGYLELPILSEHAVSVDSLPPIHKAPFDRILVAQATIEGILLLTRDALVAQYPGPIQLV
- a CDS encoding FAD-binding oxidoreductase; translation: MKASMTATPEILRADVIVVGGGLVGASAAFFLRRRGLSVILLERGLVGQQASGTNFGNVRRQGRALAQLPLAARAREIWGRLPELLGEDAEFLDSGHLRVCYSEEQAEDFARYAVDARPYGLNLEVMGAAELRRRYGLFGPAVLAGSLSAVDGHANPRLAGPAFGRGARRAGATVLEHTEVLRVEREGGDFLVHTQAHPAGGEGPRCRAPQLLVATGAWGNRIASAFGEPVPIVAHGPQMGVTEPLPYAIGPAIGVTTKNVAEGMYFRQVKRGNIVFGGGPKGPAYADRLRAYVEPANTLNQLQQLRRLAPALGGLQLIRTWSGIEGYLQDSKPVLGPSAKVDGLYYAFGFCGEGFAIGPGIGDSMAELIATGQTSTPYPDSHIGRFAAVEAAA
- a CDS encoding NAD(P)/FAD-dependent oxidoreductase, giving the protein MAAPRVIVVGAGPAGVRAAAALVEAGLRPLVVDEGRRDGGQIYRRQPPNFSRPYAALYGSEATKAEALHRAFDALRPHIDYRAETLAWNIADGQLHTVCGKRAEALPFDALVVCSGATDRLLPLPGWNRAGCYSLGAAQIALKAQACAIGSRIVFCGTGPLLYLVASQYLKAGARIAAVIDTSPRPALAALGGLLARPALLLRGLGLIATLRRAGVPLLRGATPLAIDGDDETGVSGITVREASGRERRFDCDAVALGYHLRAETQLADLARCEFRFDDASRQWLPAIDEDGRASSAGIYLAGDGVRLAGADAAEAAGRLAALAVLHDLGVQAGSTRYEAERDGLRATLATMERFRRGLAAAFPWPHTQAAALPDDAVVCRCETIAAGELRRSATELGGCELNRAKAFSRVGMGRCQGRYCGHAAAEIVAAATGVPVQQVGRLRGQAPVKPLPLDVEVVQ
- a CDS encoding (2Fe-2S)-binding protein; amino-acid sequence: MPSASAAPQARFVRLGETGRRPVSLRVDGRPATALEGDTLLVAVLANGGRLRQSEFGDGARAGFCLMGACQDCWVRGANGERWRACSTPVEDGMDILTQPQEATWPRRG